One stretch of Buteo buteo chromosome Z, bButBut1.hap1.1, whole genome shotgun sequence DNA includes these proteins:
- the GCNT1 gene encoding beta-1,3-galactosyl-O-glycosyl-glycoprotein beta-1,6-N-acetylglucosaminyltransferase, giving the protein MLKRKLRFCHNLRFRLFLGLTLVLLIISVLKVNQKQDFLNRRHLELTKEDPIGNVNCTKIIEGDIEEIQKVKLETLSVSFKKRPRLTTDDYINMTADCASFTKTRKYIMEPLSNEEAEFPIAYSIVVYHKIEMLDRLLRSIYAPQNFYCIHVDKKSPESFFAAVKGIVSCFDNVFISSQLESVVYASWSRVQADINCMKDLYRRSSNWKYLINLCGLDFPIKTNQEIVEKLKALKGENSLETEKMPVYKEVRWKKHHEIIDGKIKNTGIDKQLPPLSTPIFSGSAYFVVSRRFAEYVLESSKILKFIEWAKDTYSPDEYLWATIQRIPEVPGAVSSSDKYDVSDMNALARFVKWQYFEGDVSKGAPYPPCSGIHVRSVCVFGVGDLSWMLRNHHFFANKFDTDVDPFAVKCLEEYLRHKALYLQKN; this is encoded by the coding sequence ATGCTGAAGAGGAAATTACGGTTTTGCCACAACTTGCGCTTCAGGCTTTTCTTGGGTCTCACTCTTGTTTTATTAATCATTTCGGTTTTGAAAGTTAACCAGAAACAAGACTTCTTAAATCGGAGACATCTAGAGCTGACAAAAGAAGATCCTATTGGGAATGTTAACTGTACTAAGATTATAGAGGGGGATATAGAAGAAATTCAAAAGGTAAAGCTTGAGACATTGTCAGTGTCATTTAAGAAACGCCCCAGACTAACAACAGATGATTATATTAACATGACAGCAGACTGTGCCTCCTTCACCAAGACTAGGAAATACATCATGGAACCTCTCAGCAATGAAGAAGCAGAATTTCCAATTGCTTACTCAATAGTGGTTTATCACAAAATTGAGATGCTTGATAGACTTCTAAGATCAATCTATGCCCCTCAGAATTTTTACTGTATTCATGTTGACAAAAAGTCTCCAGaatctttttttgctgctgtgaagGGAATAGTCTCATGTTTTGATAATGTCTTTATTTCCAGCCAGTTAGAGAGTGTTGTATATGCTTCATggagcagggtgcaggcagacaTTAACTGCATGAAAGATCTCTACAGAAGAAGTTCAAACTGGAAATACCTAATAAACCTCTGTGGCCTGGACTTTCCTATAAAGACCAACCAGGAAATAGTAGAGAAATTAAAAGCTCTTAAAGGTGAAAACAgcttggaaacagaaaaaatgcctGTTTATAAAGAAGTAAGGTGGAAAAAACACCATGAGATTATTGATGGTAAAATAAAGAACACAGGCATAGACAAACAACTACCACCTCTCAGTACTCCGATTTTTTCTGGTAGTGCTTATTTTGTAGTTAGCAGAAGATTTGCAGAATACGTACTAGAAAGCAGTAAAATACTTAAGTTCATTGAGTGGGCAAAAGACACTTACAGCCCAGATGAGTACCTGTGGGCAACAATTCAGAGAATACCTGAAGTCCCAGGTGCAGTTTCTTCTAGTGACAAGTATGATGTTTCTGACATGAATGCACTGGCGAGGTTTGTCAAGTGGCAGTACTTTGAAGGTGACGTGTCCAAAGGTGCACCCTACCCACCGTGCAGTGGAATTCACGTTCGCTCTGTCTGTGTTTTTGGGGTAGGAGACCTGAGCTGGATGCTACGAAACCACCACTTCTTTGCTAATAAGTTTGACACTGATGTTGACCCTTTTGCAGTGAAATGTTTGGAAGAGTATTTGCGACACAAAGCTTTGTATCTgcaaaagaactga